Proteins encoded by one window of Pseudanabaenaceae cyanobacterium SKYG29:
- the psaK gene encoding photosystem I reaction center subunit PsaK: MSLTTFNHIMSLGVPATPTWSFKVALIMITCNLFAVAIGRYAIQQKGVSPALPFPLPDMFTGFGTAELLATASFGHILGIGMILGLAQAGGL; the protein is encoded by the coding sequence ATGAGTTTAACCACGTTCAATCATATTATGAGTTTGGGTGTGCCCGCTACTCCCACTTGGAGTTTTAAGGTTGCTTTAATCATGATCACTTGTAATCTGTTTGCCGTAGCGATCGGGCGTTATGCCATCCAACAAAAGGGAGTCAGTCCCGCTCTACCTTTTCCTTTGCCAGATATGTTCACGGGCTTCGGGACAGCGGAATTACTAGCAACCGCTAGCTTTGGTCATATCCTAGGCATTGGTATGATTTTGGGTCTGGCACAAGCGGGTGGTCTTTAG
- a CDS encoding TOBE-like domain-containing protein has protein sequence MEQELGISVKNVSKRFGDFVAVDRVSLEIKAGGLAALLGPSGSGKSTLLRLIAGLEIPDEGQILLTGKDSTYEQVQDRNIGFVFQHYALFKHMTVRENIGFGLRIRRVPKKQIKARVDDLLELVQLRGLGDRYPHQLSGGQRQRVALARALAVEPKILLLDEPFSALDAQVRKDLRQWLRRLHDEVHVTTVFVTHDQEEAMEIADHIVVMNKGRVEQEGTPAEIYDNPATPFVMQFIGPVNVMQRQKEQVFIRPQDIIITLSPPQEPVMTIDRGRVKRIINLGWEVQVELLLDDGQTLMAHLSRDQFADLALTVGQTVYITSKDERSFPLDYVI, from the coding sequence ATGGAACAGGAGTTAGGTATTTCTGTAAAAAATGTCTCCAAACGTTTTGGGGATTTTGTGGCTGTCGATCGGGTTAGTTTAGAGATCAAGGCGGGTGGATTAGCTGCCCTATTGGGACCTTCGGGGTCAGGTAAGTCAACTTTATTGCGCCTAATTGCAGGGTTAGAAATACCCGATGAAGGACAGATTCTTCTTACAGGGAAAGACAGCACCTATGAACAGGTACAAGACCGCAACATTGGTTTTGTTTTTCAACATTACGCCCTGTTTAAGCACATGACAGTGAGGGAGAACATTGGTTTTGGCTTGCGCATTCGCCGGGTGCCCAAAAAACAAATTAAAGCCAGAGTAGATGACCTGCTAGAACTAGTACAACTCAGGGGATTAGGCGATCGGTATCCCCATCAGCTATCGGGGGGACAGCGTCAAAGGGTAGCCCTTGCCCGTGCCCTAGCCGTTGAACCCAAAATTCTGCTGTTAGATGAACCCTTCAGTGCCCTAGATGCCCAGGTGAGAAAAGACTTACGGCAATGGTTACGGCGTTTACATGATGAAGTGCATGTGACCACGGTGTTTGTCACCCATGACCAAGAAGAAGCAATGGAAATCGCTGATCATATTGTGGTGATGAACAAAGGTAGAGTAGAACAGGAAGGCACACCAGCGGAAATCTATGACAATCCTGCCACTCCTTTTGTCATGCAGTTTATTGGTCCTGTGAATGTCATGCAAAGACAGAAGGAACAAGTGTTCATCCGTCCGCAAGATATTATCATTACTCTGAGTCCACCCCAAGAGCCTGTTATGACCATCGATCGGGGGCGGGTGAAGCGTATTATCAATCTGGGTTGGGAAGTACAGGTGGAGCTTTTGTTAGATGACGGACAAACTTTAATGGCACACCTGTCGCGGGATCAATTTGCTGATTTAGCTTTGACTGTAGGACAGACTGTGTATATTACTTCCAAAGATGAGCGTTCTTTTCCCTTAGATTATGTCATTTGA
- the thrS gene encoding threonine--tRNA ligase produces MVQSAVKPSDILKSADPDRLHRIRHTCSHVMAMAVQKLFPDAKVTIGPATETGFYYDFDRKEPFTPQDLKKIEKEMRKIIKADLPVVRQEVDREVIRAEINKLNEPYKLELLDAIPLDAVITRYFLGDPHKDQNAWWDLCAGPHLERTGEIDPEAFELESIAGAYWRGDERNAMLQRIYGTAWETKEQLEAYKHQVEEAKRRDHRKIGKDLQLFSIQEEAGGGLVFWHPRGALMRKIIEDFWKELHLQAGYELVTTPHIANLELWKTSGHNDFYRDSMFDTMEVEEQEYQLKPMNCPFHILIYKDSLHSYREFPLRYAELGTVYRYERSGTMHGLMRVRGFTQDDAHIFCTEDQIASEILGVLHLAEQLLSTFGFAEYEVNLSTRPDKYVGEDAIWEKATAALREALEQKGWQYKVDEGGGAFYGPKIDIKIEDAIGRKWQCSTIQVDFNLPQRFDLEYVAEDGLRKRPIMIHRALFGSLERFFGVLVENYAGDFPLWLAPVQVRLIPVSDEQIPYLTEVEQKMKAEGIRVQLDRSGERMAKQIRKAELEKIPVMGIAGNKEVESGSLSIRTRQQGELGAIPLPEVIDKIHHAIKTKGWL; encoded by the coding sequence ATGGTGCAATCTGCGGTTAAACCTAGCGATATTCTCAAGAGTGCTGACCCCGATCGGTTACATCGTATTCGGCATACCTGTTCTCACGTGATGGCGATGGCGGTACAGAAGCTCTTTCCAGATGCTAAGGTGACGATTGGACCAGCGACAGAGACTGGGTTTTACTATGATTTTGACCGCAAAGAGCCCTTTACTCCCCAAGACTTGAAAAAGATTGAAAAGGAGATGAGGAAGATCATCAAGGCTGATCTGCCTGTGGTAAGGCAAGAAGTCGATCGGGAGGTAATCAGGGCAGAGATTAACAAACTAAATGAACCCTACAAGTTGGAGTTGTTGGATGCTATTCCCCTTGATGCTGTGATTACGCGTTATTTTTTGGGTGACCCCCACAAGGACCAGAATGCCTGGTGGGATTTGTGTGCTGGGCCGCATTTGGAGAGGACGGGAGAGATTGACCCGGAGGCTTTTGAATTGGAAAGTATTGCGGGAGCTTACTGGCGGGGGGATGAGAGGAATGCTATGCTCCAGCGGATTTACGGCACGGCGTGGGAAACGAAGGAGCAGCTGGAAGCATACAAACATCAGGTGGAGGAGGCAAAAAGAAGGGACCATCGCAAGATTGGCAAGGATTTACAGCTATTTAGCATTCAAGAGGAGGCGGGGGGTGGTTTGGTTTTCTGGCATCCGAGGGGTGCTCTGATGCGCAAGATCATTGAGGACTTTTGGAAGGAGTTGCATCTGCAGGCGGGTTACGAGCTGGTGACTACTCCCCACATTGCTAATCTGGAGCTATGGAAAACTTCGGGGCATAATGACTTCTACCGCGACAGTATGTTTGACACGATGGAGGTGGAAGAACAGGAGTACCAACTAAAACCCATGAACTGTCCCTTCCACATTTTGATTTATAAAGATAGTCTGCATTCTTACAGGGAATTCCCCCTTCGTTATGCGGAGTTAGGGACGGTTTACAGGTATGAACGATCGGGGACGATGCATGGTCTAATGCGGGTGCGGGGGTTTACCCAGGATGATGCCCATATCTTTTGTACGGAAGACCAAATTGCCAGTGAGATTTTGGGGGTTTTGCATTTGGCAGAGCAACTCCTTTCCACTTTTGGTTTTGCGGAATATGAGGTGAATCTGTCTACCAGACCTGATAAGTATGTGGGGGAGGATGCAATTTGGGAAAAAGCCACGGCGGCACTGCGGGAGGCTCTAGAGCAAAAAGGCTGGCAGTACAAGGTAGATGAAGGGGGGGGTGCTTTTTACGGTCCTAAGATTGACATTAAGATTGAAGATGCGATCGGTCGTAAGTGGCAGTGTTCTACGATTCAGGTGGATTTCAATCTGCCGCAGAGGTTTGATTTGGAGTATGTGGCAGAAGATGGACTGCGCAAACGCCCGATTATGATTCACCGCGCTCTGTTTGGCTCGTTAGAACGGTTCTTTGGGGTGTTGGTGGAAAACTATGCGGGTGATTTTCCTCTCTGGTTAGCGCCTGTGCAGGTAAGGTTGATTCCTGTTTCAGATGAGCAGATTCCTTATCTGACAGAGGTGGAACAAAAGATGAAGGCAGAGGGCATAAGGGTGCAACTTGACCGATCGGGTGAGCGAATGGCAAAACAAATCCGCAAAGCAGAGTTGGAGAAGATTCCCGTGATGGGGATTGCGGGTAACAAGGAGGTGGAGTCGGGGTCTCTGAGTATTCGCACTCGTCAGCAGGGAGAGCTAGGAGCTATTCCTCTGCCAGAAGTAATCGATAAGATTCACCACGCTATTAAGACGAAGGGGTGGTTGTGA
- a CDS encoding chlorophyll a/b-binding protein, which translates to MQNTEPKFGFNTFAETWNGRLAMLGFVIGLATEFLTGQGILSQLGLM; encoded by the coding sequence ATGCAAAACACCGAACCCAAATTTGGCTTTAACACCTTTGCAGAAACTTGGAACGGCCGTTTGGCTATGCTTGGTTTCGTCATTGGTTTGGCTACCGAGTTCCTGACTGGTCAAGGTATTTTGTCCCAACTGGGCTTGATGTAA
- the cysT gene encoding sulfate ABC transporter permease subunit CysT, whose product MVVYLVLMLGLPLLTLFVTGFSLPPDRFWSIATSKLALATYAINISLALGSAVCNGIFGTLVAWVLVRYDFPGKKIVDASIDIPFALPTAVAGVVLTTVYSENGIIGRLFAPGSLLGSLFGAEGWRIAFARPGVFIAMTFVSLPFVIRTLQPVLEDLEKEVEEAAWCLGASPATTFWYVIFPSLIPSILTGVALAFSRAVGEFGSVVIIAANLPFDDMVSSVLIFQRLEQFDYPGATVIGIMMLFLSIFLLLIINLLQNWSTRSAQS is encoded by the coding sequence ATGGTGGTTTACCTTGTGCTCATGTTGGGCTTGCCCCTTCTCACTTTATTTGTCACAGGTTTTAGTTTGCCCCCCGATCGGTTTTGGTCGATCGCTACCAGTAAGCTGGCTCTGGCAACCTATGCTATCAACATTAGTTTGGCGCTGGGGTCAGCAGTGTGCAACGGCATATTTGGGACATTAGTAGCTTGGGTGTTAGTGCGCTATGACTTTCCTGGCAAAAAGATAGTAGATGCCTCTATTGATATTCCCTTTGCTTTGCCGACAGCGGTAGCAGGGGTGGTGTTAACAACGGTCTACAGTGAAAATGGCATCATTGGTCGTCTGTTCGCCCCAGGTTCCTTGTTGGGGAGTCTGTTTGGTGCAGAGGGATGGCGGATTGCTTTTGCGCGACCAGGTGTTTTCATTGCCATGACCTTTGTCAGTTTGCCCTTTGTCATTCGTACTTTGCAACCTGTGTTGGAAGATTTGGAAAAGGAAGTAGAAGAAGCCGCTTGGTGCTTGGGGGCATCCCCTGCTACAACCTTTTGGTATGTGATTTTCCCCTCTCTGATTCCTTCTATCCTCACGGGTGTAGCGCTGGCTTTTTCACGGGCGGTGGGGGAATTTGGCTCGGTGGTTATCATTGCTGCTAATTTACCCTTTGATGATATGGTTAGTTCCGTTTTAATCTTTCAACGCCTAGAACAATTTGATTACCCGGGGGCTACAGTAATTGGGATTATGATGCTATTTTTGTCTATCTTCCTACTATTGATCATCAATCTATTGCAGAATTGGAGTACCAGGAGTGCCCAGAGTTAA
- a CDS encoding sulfate ABC transporter substrate-binding protein, whose translation MGRWLVCLLLGGITLLLTGCSATKSTELTVVAFSSPALALQQIIPQFEREWQQKTGQTVRIYQSYGASGTQTRALIDGLPGDVAYLAIPIDVYNLQKAGLVKPGWEQKFPHNSTVTRSVVALAVRPNNPQNITDWGDLTRPGVKVITANPKTSGVARWNFLSLLAVSNSLDYVAQVYRNTPILPKNAREATDIFTKRKQGDVLLNYEHELVLARLMGQKVDFLVPPVNFAIEHPVVVIDRNVDRHGNRAVAEAFVRYLYSPPAQRELAKIGFRPTNPAVSKEFQSQFAPIAKLLTIRDLGGWERAQTEFFQDGGTFDRILQSLSSSPN comes from the coding sequence ATGGGGCGGTGGCTAGTGTGTCTATTGTTGGGGGGCATTACTCTGTTACTGACGGGCTGTAGTGCAACAAAATCGACGGAACTAACTGTAGTAGCCTTTAGTAGCCCTGCCCTAGCTCTCCAACAAATTATCCCCCAATTTGAAAGGGAGTGGCAACAAAAAACAGGACAGACTGTGCGGATTTATCAAAGCTATGGGGCATCGGGCACCCAGACAAGGGCATTAATTGATGGACTGCCGGGGGATGTAGCTTATCTGGCAATTCCTATCGATGTGTATAACTTGCAGAAAGCAGGTCTAGTTAAACCTGGTTGGGAGCAAAAATTCCCCCATAATTCCACTGTCACCCGATCGGTAGTTGCTCTGGCGGTACGCCCCAACAATCCCCAAAATATCACTGACTGGGGAGACCTAACTCGCCCTGGGGTGAAGGTAATCACAGCTAATCCCAAAACTTCGGGAGTGGCAAGGTGGAATTTTCTCAGTTTACTGGCGGTGAGTAATTCCCTGGATTATGTAGCCCAAGTTTATCGCAACACCCCAATTCTGCCTAAAAATGCCCGCGAAGCCACTGATATATTCACTAAAAGAAAACAAGGAGATGTCTTACTCAATTATGAACATGAACTTGTCCTCGCCCGTTTGATGGGACAAAAAGTGGATTTTTTAGTTCCCCCTGTTAATTTCGCCATTGAACACCCTGTCGTAGTTATCGATCGCAATGTCGATCGCCATGGCAACAGAGCAGTGGCAGAAGCCTTTGTGCGCTACTTGTATAGCCCCCCCGCCCAACGGGAACTGGCCAAGATTGGTTTTCGCCCCACTAACCCTGCCGTGAGCAAGGAATTCCAATCCCAATTTGCCCCGATCGCTAAACTATTAACCATCCGAGACCTAGGCGGCTGGGAACGCGCCCAAACCGAATTCTTCCAAGATGGTGGGACATTCGATCGTATCCTGCAATCTCTTTCCTCTAGCCCCAATTAA
- the cysW gene encoding sulfate ABC transporter permease subunit CysW → MPRVKRIPIEFLLIAIALLFLAVMIYIPLFALVTEVVRGGWDVLAKTWHDRNFRSAVLLTITTAGIAVPLNTIFGLCTAWVLVRQRFPGRALVITILDLPFSISPVVVGLMLVLLYGRHSWLGAVLDRLNIGVVFDLPGIVLATIFVSLPFVAREVMPILEEVGTAEEEAAKTLGASPWQTFWLVTVPNIKWGILYGVLLTNARAMGEFGAVSVLSGNILGKTQTLPLFIEDVYTNYQTGEAFAASLVLAMLALVTLILKEWLGSKTGSSHRRMH, encoded by the coding sequence GTGCCCAGAGTTAAAAGAATACCGATCGAGTTTCTCCTCATAGCTATTGCCCTGTTATTTTTGGCAGTAATGATCTATATTCCCCTCTTTGCTTTGGTCACAGAAGTAGTGCGGGGGGGATGGGATGTATTAGCCAAAACCTGGCACGATCGGAATTTTCGTAGTGCCGTTTTACTAACTATAACGACAGCGGGAATTGCTGTACCTTTGAATACAATTTTTGGGCTTTGTACCGCTTGGGTATTGGTTCGCCAACGGTTTCCTGGTCGGGCTCTAGTGATTACGATTTTGGACTTACCCTTTTCCATCTCCCCTGTAGTGGTGGGGTTAATGTTAGTGCTACTCTACGGGCGGCATAGTTGGTTGGGGGCGGTACTCGATCGTTTAAATATAGGCGTAGTGTTTGATTTACCAGGCATAGTTTTAGCTACTATTTTTGTGTCTTTACCTTTTGTAGCGCGGGAAGTGATGCCGATTTTAGAAGAGGTGGGGACAGCAGAAGAAGAGGCAGCTAAAACCCTGGGGGCATCCCCTTGGCAAACTTTTTGGTTAGTGACTGTACCTAACATTAAGTGGGGGATTCTCTACGGAGTACTATTAACTAATGCGCGGGCAATGGGAGAATTTGGTGCTGTTTCTGTTCTTTCTGGCAATATTTTAGGCAAAACACAAACCCTGCCTCTTTTTATTGAAGATGTCTACACTAATTATCAAACAGGAGAAGCTTTCGCTGCTTCTTTGGTACTCGCCATGCTAGCATTAGTAACACTAATACTGAAGGAATGGCTGGGCAGCAAAACAGGTAGTTCCCACAGACGGATGCACTAG
- a CDS encoding sodium:calcium antiporter, whose protein sequence is MSFDWLWSLLIIPGVGLIVWGAETFAQHIGKAALGLGVSGFALALLLAGAEPEELATAITAAVKGAPAIALGDAIGANIAICLVALGVGAVWSPLPFSRKVWLYGLLALPISTIGVFFIWDGVVTRLEGFLLVLSYILYVGLIWWQEKEPPALGEVEEFLEEEEAEEKIEITKEMIYVFGGLAGMTIGSVLLVEAVRRIAPIESTQALISLSLVGFATAFELVVLCWSAARQGATDVVIAGVVGSFAYNTTMTVGLASLLRPLQIEEGSLLHRPGVVMLACLVLVLVLAARKKKIDRFGGFILLASYPLFIASLFLPGL, encoded by the coding sequence ATGTCATTTGATTGGTTATGGAGTTTGTTGATCATCCCAGGGGTGGGTTTGATCGTATGGGGGGCAGAAACTTTTGCTCAGCATATCGGGAAAGCTGCCTTGGGTTTGGGGGTGAGTGGTTTCGCTTTAGCACTGCTTTTGGCGGGGGCAGAACCAGAGGAATTAGCGACAGCAATTACCGCAGCTGTTAAGGGAGCGCCAGCCATTGCCCTAGGAGACGCGATCGGGGCTAATATCGCTATTTGTCTGGTAGCTTTGGGAGTGGGAGCGGTCTGGTCGCCTTTGCCTTTTAGCAGGAAAGTGTGGCTTTATGGTCTGCTGGCTTTGCCTATCAGCACGATCGGTGTCTTTTTCATTTGGGATGGTGTTGTTACTCGTCTGGAAGGTTTTCTGTTAGTGCTTTCTTATATCTTGTATGTGGGTTTGATTTGGTGGCAAGAAAAAGAACCGCCAGCATTGGGGGAAGTAGAAGAGTTTTTGGAAGAAGAGGAAGCAGAGGAAAAGATAGAAATTACAAAAGAGATGATTTATGTGTTTGGTGGTTTGGCAGGCATGACGATCGGTTCTGTTTTATTAGTGGAAGCTGTGCGCAGAATTGCTCCTATAGAATCTACCCAGGCTCTAATTTCTCTGAGTTTAGTAGGATTTGCCACTGCCTTTGAATTGGTAGTCCTCTGTTGGTCAGCCGCCCGCCAAGGAGCAACGGATGTGGTAATTGCCGGGGTAGTGGGGTCATTTGCCTATAACACAACCATGACAGTAGGTTTAGCCTCTTTGTTACGACCCTTGCAGATTGAAGAAGGTAGCTTGTTACATCGCCCTGGGGTGGTGATGCTTGCCTGCCTGGTTCTGGTGTTGGTGCTAGCGGCAAGGAAAAAGAAAATCGATCGGTTTGGTGGCTTTATTTTGCTAGCCAGTTATCCCCTGTTTATTGCCAGTTTGTTTTTACCAGGGCTATGA
- a CDS encoding NAD(P)H-binding protein, giving the protein MNLLVVGATGTLGRQVVRYALDQGLQVKCLVRNPKRATFLREWGAELVVGDLTQKETIEKALTGITHVVDAATTRPTDSLRIKEVDWQGKVHLIQAAERAEVAKFVFFSILHAEKYRQVPLMEIKYCTEQFLAETNLDYTILKPCGFMQGLIGQYAIPILEGETIWITGESCPIAYMNTQDVAKFAVKALTIPETKRQSYALAGVKAWCPSEIVALCEKLSGKTARTAGMPIGLLRFVRKLALAFEWTWSVAERMAFVEVMAGGIPIDAPMADTCDLFQIPLSDITTLEDYLQDYFSRILRKLRELQYKDPKVKTPF; this is encoded by the coding sequence ATGAATTTACTGGTCGTGGGTGCAACGGGCACATTGGGCAGGCAGGTCGTTCGCTATGCCCTCGATCAGGGGTTACAGGTAAAATGCTTGGTGCGTAATCCCAAACGAGCGACGTTTTTACGAGAATGGGGAGCAGAACTAGTAGTAGGAGATCTAACCCAAAAGGAAACGATCGAGAAAGCCTTAACAGGCATAACTCATGTAGTCGATGCAGCGACCACCCGTCCCACTGATAGTTTGCGCATTAAAGAAGTGGATTGGCAAGGCAAAGTCCATCTCATCCAGGCAGCAGAGAGAGCAGAGGTTGCTAAGTTTGTCTTCTTTTCCATTCTCCATGCGGAAAAATACCGCCAAGTCCCCCTCATGGAAATTAAGTACTGCACAGAGCAATTTTTAGCAGAAACAAACCTCGATTACACCATTCTCAAACCCTGCGGCTTCATGCAAGGACTGATTGGACAATATGCCATTCCCATCCTAGAGGGGGAGACAATCTGGATTACAGGTGAATCCTGCCCCATCGCCTACATGAACACCCAAGATGTAGCTAAATTTGCCGTCAAAGCCCTGACCATCCCTGAAACCAAGCGACAGAGCTATGCCCTAGCGGGAGTCAAGGCCTGGTGCCCCAGTGAGATCGTTGCCCTCTGTGAGAAGCTGTCAGGCAAAACTGCCCGCACTGCCGGTATGCCCATTGGTTTACTGCGCTTTGTCCGTAAGCTCGCCCTCGCCTTTGAATGGACCTGGAGCGTAGCAGAACGGATGGCGTTTGTGGAAGTGATGGCTGGTGGTATTCCCATCGATGCCCCTATGGCAGATACCTGTGACCTATTCCAAATCCCCCTCAGTGACATCACCACCCTGGAAGACTATCTCCAAGACTACTTCTCCCGCATCCTCCGCAAATTGCGCGAACTGCAGTACAAAGACCCCAAAGTCAAAACCCCCTTCTAA